The DNA window gcctttggcatgactccagcgctgctcctgcgtaactttctgttcatttttatttttctttactctccctgccacgcggacgcgttgcttgtgcgatcgcgtcgcgcggcaaatttttttttttttagaaagataAAGACATGTAATTGAAAGAGCACGAAAGCACTAATAAAGAGAATAGttatttaaagaagaaaaactaaaagtgaagaaaagaacgatcataccgcggtgggttgtctcccaccaagcactttgctttaacgtccgtaagttggaccCTCCACTAGCTCAATCTGTTGCTATGTAGGGATCTTCCAGGCggaagatctcaagctcctTGCTCTTCTGcaccttctcaccatggtaTAGCTTCAGACGGTGTCCATTAACCTTAATAAGTTCAGAActtgaaggatggcttaggtgataaactccgtacgGTTCAGCCTTCTCTATTCTGTGTGGACCTTCCCAttttgatctcaacttgccgGGCATGAGCAtcagtcgagatttgtaaaggagaaCAAAATCTCTAGGTTGGAACTCTCTCTTCTTGATGTTTTGATCATGCACagctttcatcttttccttgtatattctGGAGTTCTcgtaagcttctaggcgaaggttctCCAGTTCCTGCAGTTGCAACTTTCTTTCAGCTCCAGCAGTCTCAATCACCATGTTGCACTCTTTAACTGCCCAGAAGGCTCTGTGTTCGATTTCAACTaggagatgacaagcttttccataaactaagcggaagggactcatcccaatgggtgtcttgtatgctgttctatatgcccacagtgcatcttgtagtctggtgctccagtcttttctgtgaggctttactatcttttgcaagatacatttaatttctctgtttgacaccttgcccattagtttggggATGGTAAGCTGTTGCAACTTTATggattatcccatgcttcttcatcaatccggttagtctcctgttacaaaaatgggtgccttgatcgctcacgatcgctcgtggtgatccaaaacGGCATATAATATGGTTTNNNNNNNNNNNNNNNNNNNNNNNNNNNNNNNNNNNNNNNNNNNNNNNNNNNNNNNNNNNNNNNNNNNNNNNNNNNNNNNNNNNNNNNNNNNNgggtaggaattgcttccacccatttggaaacataatctacagctaacaatatataaaaatatccactagaatttggaaatggacccatgaagtcaatgccccaaacatcaaaaatttcacagaaaagcatatattgttgaggcatctcatccctcttggatatgttaccaaatttctggcatggttgacaagatttacaaaactcagcagcatctctaaaaagagtaggccaccagaatccacagtctaagatctttctagctgttcgttgagggccaaaatgtcctccactctcagatgagtgacaggcctctaaaatggactggaattttgattgaggtacacaacgtctaattatctggtcagcgccacatctccataaatatgggtcatcccatatataatatttagactcgcttttcagcttgtctatgtgatgtttagaaaaatgtggaggaaatgtgcggctaactaaataattagcaataggtgcataccaagggactacttcagatactgcttgcaggttgtcaaaaggaaaattatcatctataggagtagaatcatccttaatatgttcaaggcgactcaagtggtctgcaactaaattttgattaccactcctatccttgatttctaaatcaaacTCTTGTAACAGCAGTATCCAATGTataagtcttggtttggattcctttttagccaatagatactttagagctgcatggtccgaatacactactactctagtaccaagtaaataagcccggaatttatccagagcaaaaacaatagcaagtagctctttctcaatagtagtataattggactgggcagtgtctaaagtcttagacgcataggcaataacaaaaggattcAGTCTTAGACTCATaggcaataacaaaaggattcTTACCTTCTCActgagccagcgctgctcctaccgtatggttggaagcatcgcacatgatttcaaatggctggctccaatcgggtcctctcacaattAGAGCTTGAGTTAGAGCAGTCTTTTgcttatcaaatgcttgtttgcaatcctcactgaacttaAACTCAATATCCTTTTGTAGTAATATGGAtaagggaagtgctaccttactaaaatccttaataaatctcttgttgaaacctgcatggccaaggaacgaacggacttccctcacagaagaggggtaaggtagactagaaataacattcacctttgctgggtctacagaaatgccattattagatacCACATGTCCCAATACAATCCCTTGCTTTaccataaagtggcatttttcgaaattcaatacaaggtttgtattaatacatctatctaatactctagataatccatctaagcaaaggttaaaagaatcaccataaacgctaaaatcgtccataaaaacttccatacagtcctcaataagattagagaaaagactcatcatgcacctttggaaacctcaatgagatcagaaaaaagactcatcatgcatctctgaaaagtagctggtgcattgcacaagccaaagggcattctcttgtaagcataagtcccaaaaggacatgtaaaagtagtctttttcTGGTcatcaggagctatatgaatctggaaataacctgtgtaaccatctaaaaagcaataatgtgatttacctgacaggcgatccagcatttgatcaatgaatggaagtggATAGTAATCCTtacgagtagcttggttgagacacctgtaatcaatgcagactctccaagcattctgaactctagttgctatgagctctccatgctcatttttcactgtagtgactccggacttcttgggcaccacttgcactgggcttacccattcactgtctgaaatgggataNNNNNNNNNNNNNNNNNNNNNNNNNNNNNNNNNNNNNNNNNNNNNNNNNNNNNNNNNNNNNNNNNNNNNNNNNNNNNNNNNNNNNNNNNNNNNNNNNNNNNNNNNNNNNNNNNNNNNNNNNNNNNNNNNNNNNNNNNNNNNNNNNNNNNNNNNNNNNNNNNNNNNNNNNNNNNNNNNNNNNNNNNNNNNNNNNNNNNNNNNNNNNNNNNNNNNNNNNNNNNNNNNNNNNNNNNNNNNNNNNNNNNNNNNNNNNNNNNNNNNNNNNNNNNNNNNNNNNNNNNNNNNNNNNNNNNNNNNNNNNNNNNNNNNNNNNNNNNNNNNNNNNNNNNNNNNNNNNNNNNNNNNNNNNNNNNNNNNNNNNNNNNNNNNNNNNNNNNNNNNNNNNNNNNNNNNNNNNNNNNNNNNNNNNNNNNNNNNNNNNNNNNNNNNNNNNNNNNNNNNNNNNNNNNNNNNNNNNNNNNNNNNNNNNNNNNNNNNNNNNNNNNNNNNNNNNNNNNNNNNNNNNNNNNNNNNNNNNNNNNNNNNNNNNNNNNNNNNNNNNNNNNNNNNNNNNNNNNNNNNNNNNNNNNNNNNNNNNNNNNNNNNNNNNNNNNNNNNNNNNNNNNNNNNNNNNNNATACtgacacatgctcctaaatcacacatgcaatcataaattactacaccaccaatagtacaactaactatGCAAGGACCtagatcactacatttttcaggtaatcctccctttaaagcagatatagaactacctaaaggaatagtttctaattcagtaattttatctttatggatACATaagtcttttagaaactttgcatatttaggtacctgctgaataacatcaaaaaggggaacagttacctcaacctttttgaatatttctaccattttaggATCAGGTTCTAGCTGCTTCctaggcttccttgcaagttgtggaaatggaattgGAGTAGTATTTTCTGTGGTGCCTGCACCTTTTTGTGCCTCTTCCTGTGGTTGAGCTATCTCTTCTTCAGCTATGTCCTGTatatcctcttcctcttcaacatcttcgaTTTCTaccacctcttcagctgaggcgtattctggtgagcttggttcctcctgattcctctcctgcagtgtggttccaaaccttagggtgatggcattaatgccaccctttaggttgggtaatggttgagaggggagtccactagagcttgaggactggttgttggagttgttccaGATTCCAGTGGTGCTTGAAGGTTGGTTACTGGAATTTTGTGCTGAACCAAGTTGTGTCATAAAAGCTTGCAGAGTAGAGGTGAAACCATTCAGACTGGCGTTAATACTGTTCATGATTGTATTTTCCATGGCCAGTTGTCTCTTCTCAAAATCTTGTAATAATTCTTCATTAGAAGATATAGAAGAACGAGTAAATTGAGAGGTTTGCTGCTGGTTGTTCGGTAGTCCTTGGTTTTGCCTTAGGTGAGGTGCTCGGTAAGGTTGATTTTGCTGCCTGTTGTTGTAATTATGccacctctgatttccctgATTATCTCTGCCTCCCCTATTATTGTTGTCCCTTCAATTCTGGTTTGAATTGTCCTACCATCCATGGTTATTATTTCCACTTTGATTGTAACCCTTggttggggcggtcatagaagttgtgaGTGGATGCCACCATGTTGTCTTCTTGTGGAGCTGCGGGCATTCATCAGTGTAATGGCTGTAATCAGCACAAATTTCGCAAATTCTTTGTGGAACTAGTTGTTGGTTTTGCTGTGGTTGAGTTTGCTGAGCTTGTTGATTTAACTGCATTTGCTTCAGCaggtt is part of the Arachis duranensis cultivar V14167 chromosome 1, aradu.V14167.gnm2.J7QH, whole genome shotgun sequence genome and encodes:
- the LOC110275559 gene encoding uncharacterized protein LOC110275559, which codes for MVIETAGAERKLQLQELENLRLEAYENSRIYKEKMKAVHDQNIKKREFQPRDFVLLYKSRLMLMPGKLRSKWEGPHRIEKAEPYGVYHLSHPSSSELIKVNGHRLKLYHGEKVQKSKELEIFRLEDPYIATD